From Streptomyces sp. NBC_01551:
TCGATCTCCACTTCCTCCGTCACCGGGTGCGACTGGCAGGCCAGCACGAACCCGGCCTCCGTCTCCTCGGTCTCCAGCGCGAAGTTGCGGTCCATCCGGACCTCGCCCGTGACCACGAACGCCCGGCAGGTGCCGCACACCCCGCCCTTGCAGGCGTACGGGGCGTCCGCGCGGTTGCGCAGCACGGCGTCCAGCAGGGACTCCCCCTCGCGCACCGGCCAGGTGCCCGAGCGGCCGTCGAGCCTGGCGGTGACCCGCGCGCGGGCGCTGGCGTCCGAGTCGGCGGCGGGGGCCGGCGGCGCGGTGTCCTCGACGTGGAAGATCTCCTCGTGGACCCGGGACCGGACGACGCCGAGGGCGCCCAGGGCCCGCTCGGCGCCCTGCACCAGCCCGTACGGGCCGCACAGGAACCAGCCGGTCACCTCCTCGACCGGCACCAGCGCGGGCAGCAGCGCCGTCAGCCGGGCCTCGTCGAGGCGCCCGGACGGCAGCCCGGCCTCCTGCTCCTCGCGGGAGAGCACCGTGACGAGCTGGAAGCGGTCCGGGTAGCGGTCCTTGAGGTCGGCGACCTCCTCCAGGAACATCGTCGAGGCCGCGCTGCGGTCGCTGCGCACCAGGCAGAACCGGGCCTCGGGCCGGGCCCGCAGCAAGGTGGCGGCGATGGACAGCACCGGGGTGATCCCGCTGCCGCCGACGATCGCCGCGTAGTGCCCGGTGGCCGGGGCGGCGGCCGGGTCCAGTACGAACCGCCCGGCCGGGACCATCACGTCCAGCACGTCCCCGGCGGCGATCTCCTTGTGCGCGAACGTGGAGAACTCGCCGCCCTCCACCAGCCGCACGCCGACCCGCAGCAGGGCCGGGCCCGGGCCGAACGGGTCCGGGGCGGGCGAGCAGATCGAGTAGGTGCGGCGGATCTCCTGGCCCCCGGGGGCGGTCCGGCGCAGGGTGAGGTGCTGGCCGGGCGCGTGCAGGTACTCGGCGCGCAGCTTCTCGGGGACGTCCAGGGTCAGGGCCACCGAGTCGTCGGTGAGGCGGTCGACCGCCGCCACGGTGAGCGGGTGGAACGCGCCGTGGCGTGCGGGGCGGGGGTTCACCAGCGCGGCTGACGGCGCGGACGGCGAGGTCGCAGCCATCTACAGCTCCTTGAAGTGGTCGAACGGTTCGCGGCAGGCGACGCAGCGGCGCAGCGCCTTGCAGGCGGTGGAGGAGAACCGGCTGAGCAGCTCGGTGTCGGTCGATCCGCAGTGGGGGCAGCGGACCGACAGGGTCAGTGAGACCGGTCCGCCGGCCGTGTGCGGGCGCGGCGGGGCGATGCCGAACTCGGCTAGTTTGCGGCGGCCTTCGGCGCTGATGTCGTCGGTGGACCAGGCGGGCGAGAGCACGGTGGTGACCCGCACCTCGGGTATGCCGTGCGCGGTCAGCGCCCGCTCGATGTCGGCGGACATGGCCTCGATGGCCGGGCAGCCCGTGTACGTGGGGGTGAGGGTGACCTCGGCGTGCCCGTCCTCGTGCATCCTCACTCCGCGCATCACGCCGAGCTCGGCGAGGGTGAGCACGGGCAGCTCCGGGTCGGGGACGGAGCCGGCGATCGCGGCCAGCTCCGCCTCCAGGCGGGTCATGCCCGTGTCGGCGGCGGTCACCATGACGCCCCCGGGTGGCTGCGGTGCAGGTGCTGCATCTCGGCGAGCA
This genomic window contains:
- the paaD gene encoding 1,2-phenylacetyl-CoA epoxidase subunit PaaD; protein product: MVTAADTGMTRLEAELAAIAGSVPDPELPVLTLAELGVMRGVRMHEDGHAEVTLTPTYTGCPAIEAMSADIERALTAHGIPEVRVTTVLSPAWSTDDISAEGRRKLAEFGIAPPRPHTAGGPVSLTLSVRCPHCGSTDTELLSRFSSTACKALRRCVACREPFDHFKEL
- a CDS encoding 2Fe-2S iron-sulfur cluster-binding protein; protein product: MAATSPSAPSAALVNPRPARHGAFHPLTVAAVDRLTDDSVALTLDVPEKLRAEYLHAPGQHLTLRRTAPGGQEIRRTYSICSPAPDPFGPGPALLRVGVRLVEGGEFSTFAHKEIAAGDVLDVMVPAGRFVLDPAAAPATGHYAAIVGGSGITPVLSIAATLLRARPEARFCLVRSDRSAASTMFLEEVADLKDRYPDRFQLVTVLSREEQEAGLPSGRLDEARLTALLPALVPVEEVTGWFLCGPYGLVQGAERALGALGVVRSRVHEEIFHVEDTAPPAPAADSDASARARVTARLDGRSGTWPVREGESLLDAVLRNRADAPYACKGGVCGTCRAFVVTGEVRMDRNFALETEETEAGFVLACQSHPVTEEVEIDFDR